The sequence below is a genomic window from Salminus brasiliensis chromosome 6, fSalBra1.hap2, whole genome shotgun sequence.
AGTGAACGTGTTTcagcttgactttgggcccCTGGTGTAATCAGCTCCTCAGCCTGCTCTGATAATGAACACCAGGGCTACATGTGTTCTCTTTAGGCCAAAGACATGTATCCTTTTCTCACAGAAAGTACTCTAAACTATACTCTATACTGCTATTTGCATGGGTGCTTATAGTCCCTAACGGTGCGTTTACCTGCTGTACTTAAGCAGCACTGTCAGGTAACCTCATAGTGTCAGTATTTCTATTATATCTATTTCTGTTGTAGTGGTGGCACTTTAGGTCTttggcattttattttattttattttacatttacattattggCATGTAAAGGTATCTGACACTAGACGTACAGAAGTGCTAAGCTGTCCACTCAGAAAATGCCTAAAGctccaaagatacctctaatctgCCCAATGCAAATGTCTAATATGCACAATACTCCACAGTTCTCAACTATGCTATGCCTGAATGTCAAAGAAGTAAGATATTTAAACACAGTCACAAACTTTAATAACATCATTATGAATTAATTGCAATTAAAAAAAGATCccaataaaagaagaaaatatcCTGACAAACATAATTTCTCATTTGTGATACATATATTAAGATGTTAAACAGGTTGAATAGGTTAGTACAGTACACTGAATACACAGTATAGTAATTAGGGGTGTGAGAACATATGGATATATTAAACTATTGCAATATTATGTTCTGCAATACTATTGATTCTCAatacacagtattgatttttaattattagtttacatgtaaaaatTGGTGGCAGAAAGGGGTTCATTTGCTGTAGCCCTTATTGTGGCTAATTGTAGACATATTTCTTGCTTAATGGTGCAGTTAAACCATCATAAATGAGAGCAGCCCATGACTTATCTTACTTTACTTCCCATCCTCCCCATCCAGATTTTGTTTGACCCCACCATgaccaagaaaaagaagaagaagaagaagatgaagccTTTTGTGCTAGATGAGGAAGGCGATGGGGGAGAGGAGACGCAGCAGAACGAGTCTCATGAAGCTGAGCCTGAAGCAGGAGAGGAGCGTGAGGTGGAGCCCGAGGAGGACgaagggaagaaaaaaggtaGGACTGAACCAGCTGAtgttggtgttgtgtttttatctTTACTAACGTTTTCTGACATCTTAGCCATATTGTTTTGCACCTCCACAGAGCTAACGGACGACTTGGATGATTTGAACTTTTTGAaccagaagaaaaagaaaaagaagcctAAGAAAAAGTTTAACGATGATGTTGAAGAGGGCGTGAAGGTTGGCAGCTGTCTAGTGCTTGTATGATTTGTTGAATCCAGCTGTGACGTAAGCTCTGCAGTTTGCAGTAACTAGTGAAAAACTACTATTACTCAACTGCATTTGGCTTCCTGAAGGGGGTGCTAAAAAAGGACATATTTTTTGGCAGTTAGGAGCTGCTCATTTTgctgattttatttaatatatatatatttgtatgtatttattcgCTTCAGCCTACCATAGCCGTTCAATGTTTGAATTAATGTGATCAATAGTGAAAAAATAATCTGTCTATTGCAATGGTGTCTAGGAGCTGAAGATAGAGGGTGAGCAGCTTGAGTTGTTGGAAGATGATGACGTGGCAAGGGTGAAGAAGGTGGAATTTGTGGAAGAGTATGACGCTTTTGATAAAGATGACGGTAGGtattatgtactgtatatttagAAGAGATATTTAGATTGTGATTCTTTAAGTAAAAATCTGTGATCATAAAGCCTCAGATTACACCTTGACAATGGTACGGTTTAGAATTATTTTAGCACCCAATGTCTGGAAATGTCTGGAAACATTTGGGACAATTGTAAGAACTagacaataacaacaacaaataataatGGTTTCTAATTGTGAAAGTTTCTTACTATGAAAGTAGCCTGGAATTGTGTGCTGGTCAAAACTAATAGCTCATACcatattacacagttattacgcAGTTAAAGGGTACTTAATCGCCATATGTTCTAGTATTCCAGTGTTAGTATAACTGAATTGCCTACTTTGGATCAGTGCTTTCTATACAGCACAGTTTATCAACATATTTCTTGTTCATTCGTTCACatttcaaaaatatatatgtatattttgttAGCAGCCATGGACGAAGACGAGGGTAAAAATACAGATGGCATCACCTTCAGCTCCCAGACTGGCCCAGCTTGGGCAGGGTCAGAGCGAGACTACACATATGATGAGGTACATGAGGTCATTCTTCTGCATACTGGTACAGTCCATAGTTGAAAAGtagaacatttttattattattatatattattatattggtTGAAGTGAAATTGCACCTCAAGCTGTGAAAGTAATTAAGTTTTCAGTCTACTGTTACACAGCATACTTCCCTATCTCTAACAGAGAAACACTGAAATAATGcctacacacacagtttattcAACAGTAAATGGTTTCATTTAGCTTGAGCTGTGGTCCAAATTCTGACCTGTTCCAACAGCTGCTCAGTCGTGTGTTTAACATCATGAGGGAGAAGAATCCTGACATGGtggcaggagagaagagaaagtttGTCATGAAGCCTCCTCAGGTGGTCCGAGTGGGAACAAAGAAAACGTCCTTTGTCAACTTCACTGACATCTGCAAACTGTGAGTGCTCATACCTTTCTCTGGAGGCCTACTATCAGCCATATCTTTTGGTTGCATCTTTTCATGTTAAACTGGCTACAACTAATGGACTTTAGTCAGTTTCATTCTGATTGGCAGTTCACACATCCATTTGTGCTGTTGACTGTATcagagtatgcagagctttCTTTACTTTAGTAGCTATTAAAGGAGATTGCAGCCCAGTATTGAGAGTGGTTTGCGGTTGCTAATTTTGAATGTCAATCATATGACCATTTCTTGTCAAAGTAGCTGGTTCTTGGTCACATTCATGGTAATTCACATATTCAAGAAATCTAATTCACATAACTAATCACTGCTTCTTTGCAATGGGAAACGTTAGGCTAATGTCATTAACAAACACAGGACAGTTGAGGCAGTTTCATCATCATAAATACAAGCCCAAAGACTAGGCTTGTCctgctaattatttttatacaatATAGTGTTCCAGTAATAACTAATACactttattattgttgttcAAGACTGTTTTATGCCCTGAGGCTGTGAAAATCTAATATAACAATAAAGCAATTACACAATATTAAAGCATAATACgcttttaattaataatagagTTGGAAGTTTGCAGCATATAGCTTTCTCGACACAGTGctaactttggagaagcagaCAGGACCACACctgtgagaactgtgtaacccaagtcatatttgtgtaaattccGGTAATGTAAAAACTGTGACGGTCAAAGATTCTTTCACTGAGGGTTCTTTATCTCTCAGCttattcagaaaaaaaactccTTTAGTGGTGTAAtgtacacttcctgactgtagagggagcctagaagcaagaaataccagttcTCAATAGtgctgttttaaatgtttaaataagttCAGTCCGTGTTGTTTTACTCATCCTTTTATCTTTAAAACTTGTGTacagttttgctttttttattttcagagaTGAGATTGATGACAGTCTAGTTCAGTGTTTGtcagcaatgttagcctagcatcatcCATTCTAAACAAAAGAAGCACACCTTAGATATCAAACAGCAAGCAATATCAAACATGTATTATCTGTACCCAGAGTAGTGTGGTAGCATGTTAATTTGATTTTTAACCAAACTAGGAACAAAATGTACTGGTTTCCCTGATTatagttgtcttctctgcagcttgcaTCGACAGCCCAAACATCTCTTGGCCTTCTTATTGGCAGAATTGGGAACGAGGTAAACATTGACATCATGCAGTATTTTAAGGTACGTTTTGTGTTTTGCTAtggttttttttaagtaatctAAGTGATGTCTTCTCTTTTGCAGTGGCTCCATAGATGGAAATAACCAGCTGGTTATTAAAGGACGatttcaacaaaaacaaatagaGAACGTCTTGAGGAGATACATCAGTAAGTTCAGAACTGTTTAAAGGTCCTGGTTCTAAAACATCAGTGGtcaatttatcagaaacacctacttaaTAGGTGCACtgttttaggattgttggagtcTTCTTCACATTTCTTGTGGtatgctcttgggctgaacttggaCTGGGATGGCCTGATCTAGCcatgtcatttttaaaaattatcaGGGGAACTGCTGATTTCTAGGTGTCTCTTTCCAGACTCTTCCCAGACTAATGTGCATGGAggaccttctttctgaaggcctcataGAGTTTTAGGATTTGGCCATGGTAATACCACTTACTCAAACGAAATGCCTGAGGTTTAAATATGACAGGCGCCTCCAAAATTCATTCTAAACCATGTTGATATCATCTGAAGCTGATCAGTTGAATTTTAGGCATTTAAAATAGTAAAGGGGGTGTTCTGTCTTTTCATTCtcaagaaaattgcatttctattaatgacATTTTGCAAATTATGTttgaagacatttcttcagttgttagTTATGTCCCCTTCATCGGTCAATACCTAACCTAATACCTAATACCTAATCTGACTTTAGTTCTTCTATATGAACTGCTGTCACTTCATGTTCATCTCACGACTTGTCTTTTACAGAGGAATATGTGACGTGTCACACGTGCCGGTCGCCGGACACAATCCTCCAGAAGGACACACGACTCTACTTTCTACAGTGTGAGACATGTCACTCACGCTGCTCCGTCGCCAGCATCAAGACCGGTTTCCAGGCTGTCACCGGCAAGAGAGCACAGCTCCGTGCCAAGGCCAACTAATGAGGCAGTTCTTCCTCTGTCTGACCCCCCCTTTCTAATTCCCACCCTGTGCTGTCCCTTAAAGCCAACAAGACACCACTCCAGCCTCAACCTCCGACTGCTCAGTGCTACTGCAGGGCAGAGCGAGGGCCCTCCTTGTGGACTTGGACTTCTGAAGTAAACTGTGGAGTAGGTCAGGAGTTGCTTGTTGTTGAAATAATTTAAGAGAAAACCCTAGTGTACAGTATATGTTGGGAGGCTGAGAAGGCTAACCAGCCAGTATAATGACACTGGGCCACACTATGTTGGCCACTTTGCTCAGAAGGATTGATTTagtggttgttgtttttttttaattgtatacATCATTGCCGTCTCATtattttacagaagaaaaaccttctttcaatgaaagtcaatgtaaaaagactacCCAGTTGTTTTGGAGCATTCACTGTGAAATCTTTGAACTGACAGTTATCTAATTTGAACCAGTATTAACTCCCAGAAAAACATAGAAAATGTATCCAGACCTTATTTTttacatcaaaacaacacaaaatatattttgtgtttaaaacattcaaatatttgTTATTTAAGATATTGTGCTGCTTATTTGAGTTAAAATTTTGGCCCAGGATctgcaagttcgaatcccgagctgtgccactttgccatcattAACCAGAGTGCGAGAGAGCCCAATTGGCTCTGCTGTCTCTgcgtgggtagatggcactttctcacctcatcactcttaagcaatgttggctggcacgagcgcctgttagctggtgtgctgGAGGTGGGGATGCGGTGCTTTCCACTGAGCCTGTCGGCTGCCCGgcatgctgcatcagcagcagttcagaaAGAGCCGacggctggcttcacatgtactGGAGGAGATTGGTGTTAAATCCTTGTCCTcttagtgtcaggagcattgcttgTCCTAGGGGGAACTACAAACAGGTGGGTACCAAATTGGGATTAATAGGGGGAAAGGGGGACTGATATGGTGTCAGTAAAGCTTTTGTTTAACTAAAACAActacattttaatttttataaaaAATTACAATATGAATGTTAACCATGTTAATTATTCATATGTTGATTATTCAGAATTTTCTGTGCCCTATAATTGGCATCGGCCACATTTACGTAATGATCCACCTTGCTTATTGAAAATGAACCACATTGGCATTCTTTTGACTGATTTCATTAACTCTCTTTCTTAGAGAATTTGTCTACAGAGACAGTGGGTGTTTTTTCTTCATGCAGGTGTGGTGTGTTTGGTGACAAATCCCCCACATGAGTCTCACACTCTTGTTGCTGCTGCGTTTAGGCTTCTGCTTGTTTTGCTGAAATGAAACAGCGTGATCAGGACTGATCCCTACGTAATAAATGAATCATCTCTAAACAGTGTAACAGTTCTACAGAATGGGGTTGGAGATGTACAGAAAGTGTTATGATCGTGTAGGTTGTTTAAACCTCTGGAGCAGCAGATATTACAGTGTTTAGGCTAAAAGTAAGATGAGTGTAAttgttttgattattttttttttgaataaaGAAGTAATAATTTACTCTGTACCTGACTTTGCTTCCTAAATGTGAGCCTTAGCACCTGTCAGTTATGAGCAGGTTGCAAGCGATTCAAGAAATGAAGGTTGGCTCTGAGTTTTCTCAGCATATCTTAGGCGTAAATCAGCAGTAATGTAAGTTCTTAATCGGTGATCTGGCTTAGCATTGATACACTATCCAAAGTACAGTAGGTTTACTCTACAGGCTTGAAGGATGTAGAATTGTcatgacatttttattttatataaagttGTAAATGGTATTGATTTCTTGTCTAAATGTTTCTGATCTAACCTGATATAAAGAACAGtgaaattaaaaaatgttaatattttattacagtAGCAATAATGTTACGTAGCTCATTATCGTATTTATTTCTATTAGTTTATTAATTTAGAGTTTATATAAAATTCAATTATAATAGAAAGAAACATATGAAGATATATACAGATGACCCTTTTTGTGACTGACATAAGCAAAACAAGAGCGGAAGATACAGCATGGCTTAGTGTAAATAAAGAcatgaccccgacgtgatttgaatACGCAAGCTTCTAATATGGAGTCATTGCACCATAAGGTCTCTTGCAGTGCTCTTAGGGCTGGACTTGGAACTAAAGGCAGTCCTGGACTTCTGTTTAGACCAGCTCACCACAACCACAAGCTGTGTAGAGACATTTTCACTACTAATCCAGT
It includes:
- the eif2s2 gene encoding eukaryotic translation initiation factor 2 subunit 2 isoform X1, with protein sequence MSEDEILFDPTMTKKKKKKKKMKPFVLDEEGDGGEETQQNESHEAEPEAGEEREVEPEEDEGKKKELTDDLDDLNFLNQKKKKKKPKKKFNDDVEEGVKELKIEGEQLELLEDDDVARVKKVEFVEEYDAFDKDDAAMDEDEGKNTDGITFSSQTGPAWAGSERDYTYDELLSRVFNIMREKNPDMVAGEKRKFVMKPPQVVRVGTKKTSFVNFTDICKLLHRQPKHLLAFLLAELGTSGSIDGNNQLVIKGRFQQKQIENVLRRYIKEYVTCHTCRSPDTILQKDTRLYFLQCETCHSRCSVASIKTGFQAVTGKRAQLRAKAN
- the eif2s2 gene encoding eukaryotic translation initiation factor 2 subunit 2 isoform X2, giving the protein MSEDEILFDPTMTKKKKKKKKMKPFVLDEEGDGGEETQQNESHEAEPEAGEEREVEPEEDEGKKKELTDDLDDLNFLNQKKKKKKPKKKFNDDVEEGVKELKIEGEQLELLEDDDVARVKKVEFVEEYDAFDKDDAMDEDEGKNTDGITFSSQTGPAWAGSERDYTYDELLSRVFNIMREKNPDMVAGEKRKFVMKPPQVVRVGTKKTSFVNFTDICKLLHRQPKHLLAFLLAELGTSGSIDGNNQLVIKGRFQQKQIENVLRRYIKEYVTCHTCRSPDTILQKDTRLYFLQCETCHSRCSVASIKTGFQAVTGKRAQLRAKAN